In the Puntigrus tetrazona isolate hp1 chromosome 19, ASM1883169v1, whole genome shotgun sequence genome, GGTGCATCGGTGGAGTGATGGTGAGCTCTACCTCTTCATGAGCCCGGCCTGTGAGAGGAGCTGTGCCAGATCCTGGCTGACGGCGGCGCTGGGAGAGCCTACCATGAAGTGAAGTATGACCTCCCAGCGCTCCATGGCATAGCGGTCCAGACTCTCCACATCCCTCGCGTGACGATCGGGACCCAGGTTACTGCCTTCATCTGCCCACGGTTTACCACTGACAAAGTGAACATTAGTCTAGTACATCTGCTCCCACAACATTAAATGTGGTTCTTAATCTAAACAGTGTTCCTCACCCGCCTAGAAGTGCTATTCTGAGGTTGTCTTTGAACACCGGGTTGAGCACAAAGCCTTGAAGTCCACCTTGAAGGTGCTGACTGTGCCAGAGCCGCAGCCCGGttaacactgacacacactgaTCGTGGTCTCTAGGAAAAGAAAAGCAGAGCAAAGAAAGCGATACATGACACTGCAACTCAAACATTAGGGCTGggtaaaatgttttagaaagacGTCTCACCAAGGCTCCATTTACAgtaatattgcaatttattgttacaatttaaagaaacagttttatgttttaatatattttataatttattactttGATGGCAATGCTGAATTTTACCAGCCAttatttcagtgtcacacaaggctatagaaataaattaggtaactttcagtgtttcagtgtaatttctagtgctgtcaaacaattaattgtgatcatttgcatccaaaattaaggtttttgtttacataatatgtgtatgtgtactgtgtattatGCATCACTAAATACccacacaaaatatatacacacacacacacatacattatatatatatatatatatatatatatatatatatatatatatatatacaaaatatatattagatatataaacaacaaatttatcttaaatatagACAATCAtgcgtttgtatttatgtaataataataaatatacacagtgcacatacatatattatgtaaacaaacttttattttgaaagcgattaatcaagattaatcaTTCAACAGCACTAgttgaatgattaaaatgaatgattaaaatacattaaagtactatatggttagggtttcGTTTaaggttacttgcatgtaattatgcataattaattattattataatagtacgtttaacaaggacaccttaatataaaatttgaccacagtatgtattatattaaaggaACTATGTATTGTACTTACTTCTGACTGTCTTTTTTAACCCACAGCGCGACTGCAGCTTGAGGAAGTGGGTGGTCCAGAAACAGCATCCGCATCACATAATTCTTTGCCAGCGAAGGAAGTTCCCTGTTTGAAAAGTAAAGAGAGTGAGCCAGTCAGCATTAACCACTGAGGCACAATAGATACAATCCAGGCCCATATACAACTTATGAATGTtgttagattaaataaaaacaaaacaaaccaagtggcaccttaaaaaatacatgttagAACTATACATACACGTTATGTACATTTCTTGTTGGTTTAGagattctctctctcctctttaataaatactttattatcTAATCAGATGACAttcatgcatgtacatatacaAGTAACTATTTAAAGACTAAAGCCTGATGGACCTGTAGACTGCCAGGCATGTTGCTGGGTGATTGTAGAGCCTGTCGAGGATCTCTGGACTCAGTTCTTTTAGATACTCATGCAAGTTCTTGCACTGCAGCTGGACTCGAAGCTTCATCTGTTTACACAGGAGAATGAAGAGGTAAAGCACGACTTGCATTAGGACTAGAGAAAGGCCATggtgaataataaaaacttttttttgcaaataatgaATTTGTCACCGAGGCGTTATTCGGCGACTATATGTCATATGaacaaaatacaatgaaattacAAGTGAACAGCAACGAATACAGTGGAGAggataaaaaatgtatcactgtGAATAATGTTGCGTGCAGATAAGGATTGTAGCAAAACGTACAAAGAAAGGTGTTTAGTGGCAGTGTTTTtagctttaaaacacatttaacatacAGTCGGCGCGCTTACCTTGCCTCACATGCGCCAGGGAGCGCAAACGAGTACTTTAAATGAAACTAATCATTGTATTTCTTCACAAGCCTTCACGTATGCGTTCAGTGCCGACAGTGAGAAGCCATGTTGAATGATCACGTGACCGCTGAAACCTGCGGTCTCATTGGCTAACGCGTCCTGCGTGGGGCGGAGCCtctactttttatttacaaaaattcaTATTCGTTTTATTGTGCAAAATTAACGTAAACTATACCGACTATATCAAAAATGGTCTAAATTAGCCCTGCAGAAAAGGACGTCCACACGCAatcttttgtttagttttattttgaaaacatgtacaaagcatttttatttatatacatttcatatttctgtttaaatccTGATAACCAACACAAGCAAATGCCCACAGCAGCAGCAATTTTCTCACGAATCTTCCTTTTCTTGGAACCTGTAACAGAGGAATCAAAGCACGTTTAGATCAAATGAGAGTCATGATCACTACATGTTCAGAACAACCTACTGGATGAAGCAGAAACTGTTTAAGGGCAATACAATGTACATCACCTGCAGTGTATGCATGTGAAGAAGACCGTCTGTCCTTCATCTGCAGATCTCATCTGCCTTGTGTGATAAACCATTCCTTCTTTGTTACAGCGGGAACATTTCCTGTCAATCTGATGCAAAGTTTGAGAAAGATGGGAATCAGGAGAAATGTCTATTAGGTGATAAACCAATAACATTCAACCAATCACTGTATTTTGACATAACTCACCACCGGCCCCTTCAATTCAGCATCCTCTTCGCTCTCAACAACGCTGGAGCTCTGATCCAGAGAATTAAAAACCACCGAAGACTTAATAACTTGACCTGTGAAATCTGAGAGCGAGAGATGTTACAATATAAACACAGACCTCTATTATCACAGACCTCTACTGCCGGGTGTGTTGTCACACACGACACATTCAAGACATGACACCTCTCACCTTGAACGGGGACTTTGAAAGAGCACCGCGGGCAGGTAATGGTACTTTTCATGCCAGGCACTGGAAGAACATTCCCACATTCCGGGCAAAAGTTGAGATCGCCTCTAAAACAGGACATTTCTGGAAAAGAATACGGAGATTTGCACCCTAACGAGGCCGCTGCCTTCAAACAAGATCACACTACGCCCTCAAACGTGCAATATCGTCGCTagttacaataacaataacaagaGTTCTTGTCGATATTCTGAGACGTCTCTTCTCAGGGCAGTTCTCGCAGTTGCACATGTTGGGTCCTTCATCGAAACAGTAGATTCGTCGCGGATTGATGACGCCATCGCCAGCCTATCTAGCAGGTGCAGTGAAATTCAACTGCTTCATACAGTATTTCGAGGTAACCGCGATTATTTAgtgctattaaaaaaatctaaataaacacGGGAAGTGATAGCAGACTTTATAGTCCGCCAGAAAACCCACGGGAATGTTGTTTTATAGTCAGTGTATGGCCCGCCGTATCTCTTGGGCTAATGTTAAATGGATAAGCTACAGCTAATATATTTAGTACAGTTTGCTGGTTTGACCTGCCCCCATATCACTCGCGTattaattaagataaaaaaaaacagcttataaTGAATACTCATTTTTAGCAGTTGTAAAGCTACGGAAtgggattttatttttgttcattataaCATGACTTAATGTGGTCTTTTATCAAGTCTTACGCAATATTAATTCTAATGCAATTTATGATGTACTGTCACTTAAGAATAACAGTGGAATCAAATTAAACGCATTTTGAAATTATAGTACTATAATGTTAATCAAATATAAccaacattacagtttttttgttatatttgatgGCATTATGCGTATGTGTGGTGCGTGTTAGTAAAATGTAAtcaagtgtatatatattctcCTTAGCTTATTTATTATGCTTTCGGATGATTAAAAAACCGCAAAACGGATGACTCGGTTCTTAACCGTTTcaaaaatcgtgtttttttttattttgcattccaTTTAATCTTCATCAAACCGCGTTTGGGTTGTTTTGACtaggttaaaaaataactttaaataaactgccaactaaaaaaataaaaaatgctaacataataatcattatttaaaaaaatgaagttatagtttttttttgcatacacacgtattatatatatgcacataatagTAGATATGAGATATTGTTGACTagattaaatattgattaacAGGAAGAAGGACTGTCAGTAAGTATGATTCTTCCCGTTTGATTACTTCTGTACttatttgttgtctttttttctcaaccTCTGCCCAGGATGACGGAGAACGACGTTGAGAACGAGCTGTTGGACTATGAGGAGGATGAGGTTGATGCGGGTGGTGTCGGGGACACAGCCCTTGGACACAACGATGGCGGGATATCCATCAGAAAAGAAGGGGTCAAAGGGTCGTACGTGTCCATCCACTCCTCGGGATTCAGGGATTTCCTCCTCAAACCAGAACTGCTGAGAGCTATAGTGGACTGCGGCTTTGAACATCCATCTGAAGGTGAGCGATTCAACGAGCGCTCATGTAAGGCCTTTCAGAATATCAGTTGGacaaatttaaatcaatttttattttttctcttccaGTTCAGCATGAATGCATTCCTCAGGCGATCCTGGGGATGGATGTATTATGTCAGGCCAAATCTGGAATGGGGAAGACCGCCGTCTTTGTGCTGGCCACCCTTCAGCAGCTGGAGCCAGTGACCGGGCAGGTAATGGCCATCTTTTTAAAGGCTTTGAAAGCGAAGAACTAAAAGTGTCTCTGAATGTCGCTTTATGTGCCGTCCCACAATTTTTGGGGTTGACCAGTGATCGTTTCCGACCAGGTTTCAGTGTTGGTGATGTGTCACACCCGAGAGCTGGCCTTCCAGATCAGCAAAGAGTACGAGCGCTTCTCCAAATACATGCCCAGC is a window encoding:
- the polr1h gene encoding DNA-directed RNA polymerase I subunit RPA12 gives rise to the protein MSCFRGDLNFCPECGNVLPVPGMKSTITCPRCSFKVPVQDFTGQVIKSSVVFNSLDQSSSVVESEEDAELKGPVIDRKCSRCNKEGMVYHTRQMRSADEGQTVFFTCIHCRFQEKEDS